From the genome of Lemur catta isolate mLemCat1 chromosome 18, mLemCat1.pri, whole genome shotgun sequence:
CTGAAGTTCCACATCACAAAGCGGAAATAAGTTGTTTATCTGGCCTTCCGACATATCAGGAGAGGGAGAGGTAACAGCCATGTTCCCAAAGAGGCCAGAATTCCCTGGCATCAcaaggaagtcccctctgctttaagTTTTAcaagaaaagtaattttgaaacaaccaatctgttttttgttgtttctgctttcctcagtcCTTTTCTGTGTATAAAACCCACCTCCTCTGCTCGGCCCATCACAACACTCGTGCTGTTTCATAGAACGAGAAGTGGCCCAATTCTAAAATTAGAGATAAAAGCCAATTGATATCTTTAAGCTAAACGTGTTACAATTTTGTCTTTTGGCGCTGCCCATCAGCATCCGAGTTGGCATGAGTCTTGCGGAACCTCGTGCTCATCATCACTAGGgcctcctctgccttctctgggCTGCGCTGCTCCCAGGAGAGGGGGCCACGTGCCTGACTTCTGTCTGGGGGCTTGCTGAAGAGAAACCCAATGTGTGCAAGCCCCAACTGCCCCCTGATGGCAGACTGACAGAGCATGGCCTCAGACGCAACTGTCAGGTGAGGCAGTGCCCAGCGGCTTCGGAAGTGTGAAGCTCAACCCCTCCCGATTCTAAGTTCAGGAGACAGGAATGATGTCAGGGCTGTGCAATGGGACATCTGGCTCTGCATATATGAGGACAGCTTTGGACTGTGATTTCTGATTTGGGTATAAAGTCCGTAGCATATGGCCACTGTCAGGCGAAACAGGGGCCATAGGCACTGTGGGGCAGGGGGGGAGGTACCTGCACTGAAGTCTTTCCCCAGGGAGAGGGCAAGGAGCAGGGCCTGAATCCCTGGGGTGCCTGTGGTCGTGGGATCATTGAGACTCACAAAACCTGGCGAGACATTTATTGGGGCAGCGGAGCCCATTCTCCATGCTGCAGGCCTTTCAGACTGATAGGATTTCAATGTGAAACTCTGGCTGCTTGGAAATGGCTCTATATTGTACCTCTAAAAAGTCATCGGTCTGGAAGGCAAGGCTGTTCTCTGGGACCTGGAACAGGCAGAGAGTGTTGCAAATTTGGCAGTAACATTGACGACACTGCCACATGCGTACCCAGGACTGGAGCTTGACCGCTGCCTCCTCCTGGACTGCATAGATCCTCAACAAGGCCTGGCGCCGCTTCTGTATCTGCCGCTGCATGACCGTCCTCCACCAGCACTGAATCATCCAGGCCCTGAGGGCAGCGACCAGCAGGGTCCTACGCACCAGGTTTCCACGCCACCAGGCCTGGATCTTCCTAGCCGCCTGGACCCTTTTTTCGTGACGCTGTTTCTCAAGCAACTAATCAAGCAAAGCAGAAGGCTCCTAGTGAGTTTCTCACCATCAAACACACGTGGCTCTCTGAACAATCTGCGCTTCCCCTGGTGGTTCTGAGGACCCAGGAGACCTGGGTGGGCTTTGGCCTCTTCTGTAGTCTTGTCCACGGCTATGGGCACTTCTGCTCAGCCTCAGACTCACAGTGtcccttgtctataaaatggggaaatgccAGCCCTGCGGACCGCACGGGTTCACGGAACCAGGGGAAACACTTTCTGATCCAGAAGACCCAACATGGGCTTGAGGAACCAGGGGATACCCATGAGGACGAAGCTGGCATTGATGGCCTGCGTCTTGGTCCAAATTCGAGCCCACGATGCCACCTCCTGCTGCCTCGGGAAATGCCACagcctttggggtcttctcccctccctgctgtTGACTTCCACTACTACCTCTCAGGCCCTCCACGTCCTTCTGCGCCTGGCCGACCCTGGCCTGCCTTTGCGTTTCCCACCGCGGGAGCCCCACCTCCCATGCGACCTGTCACAGGCTGTGTCCTCCCGCTCCTGTCTATCTCCTGCTTAACACAGCTCACCCAGGACACGAGGGGATTTAGGGCACAGGAGAGCAACGCTGCACCAACTCCTGTGGGACCACAGATGGGGCCTCCACTTCCAGGGACCCAGGGATCGGAAGGTCAGTGGTCTGAGGTTCTGTCGCACTCCTGGCCCACCTACCTTCCGCCGCCTCTCTCTCTCCAGTGCATCTAAGTCTGGGCCAGACTTCTGCAATCAGAATGTGGGGTGGGGGATCATGGGTGAGGACCAGCCTCTGTGAAAAGGCCCCACCGCCCTGGCTCCCCATTTTTTGCCTGGGTCCCATGAAGTCATCTGGTGCTTCCCTCTGCCAcgggacccctccccaccccagggggaGTGTGTCTGCTGAGTCTTACACAACATTTACAGCCCATGGTTTGGGGCAGTGGTTCAGGTGTTCACACCCCCTCTCTTTGCTGCTCCTCTAGCcttggcaggggcaggaggggtggagaaggagagagagatagCCATGATGTCACAAGGGCAACTGTGACCCAGGGATGAACGAGAGTCCGCAGTGGAACCACAGCCCGATGAGTCTGTCCTGCCACAAGGATGACCTCTGGTCTGGCCCACAGCCACTGACAGAGCAGATGGCGCTGGGCAGAGGGGGCACAGGGGTCTTCTCACCACACTGGCTCAGGCGGGCTCCAGGGCCATCTTGCCTTCTCTGCCAGGAGCCCTTCCTCACTGGGTGGCAGAGGCCTTCTTTCAGTGGGGCTCGGcgtgggtggggagggtgagcAGAAGGGCCGAGGAAGGGTCTGGATGGAGGCACCTCAGCCAGtggctgctccctccctcctggggctATGCCCCCTCCTCTTGTGGCCGTTGGGTGGTGCTTGGCTTTCCACCCTATGCTCCTTAAAACAAGCCTGTCCATTCTGTGTCTGAAACCACAAGGGCTGGAGGGCATTTCCTGACATAGCCGGTAGTGTAGAGACACAGCCCCTC
Proteins encoded in this window:
- the IQCF3 gene encoding IQ domain-containing protein F3, which encodes MGCKCCKSGPDLDALERERRRKLLEKQRHEKRVQAARKIQAWWRGNLVRRTLLVAALRAWMIQCWWRTVMQRQIQKRRQALLRIYAVQEEAAVKLQSWVRMWQCRQCYCQICNTLCLFQVPENSLAFQTDDFLEVQYRAISKQPEFHIEILSV